The nucleotide window GATTTAATCGGCAAAAAGATTGAAAATTTAATTACAGAAGATTTTAAAGACTTTTATCATGAACGTATTGAAAGATTAAAATCAAGTTTGCTTCCTAACCCTAGGGCCGATTATGAATTTATATGTTTTGATGGGTCAATTGCTTCAGCAGAAGTCAATTCAGCTCCTTTTTTTGATAATGGAAAGATTTCGATTTATGTTTTTATTCATGACTTAACTGAAAAAATATTAAGCGAAAAAGAATTAAAAAAAATTCAAAAACGAAATCATGATTTAATTTTCGGAATGACCGAAGGCATTGGCGTTTTTGAAGTGAACTCAAATAAAGACGATGCAACGCTTGTTTATGCAAATAAGAGTTTCTCAAAGATAATTTATGGAGAAGAGCAAAACGTAATGAACAAAACATTTTTAAGTATGTTTTGTGATTTTGATTTGCTCTCTTTTAAAGAAGCGTTTTCGGTTAGTGATTTTGAAAATGAATACACAACCGAATATTTATTTGGTGATATAAATAAAATTATAATAATGCGTTTCTTTTCAAACGTTGAACATGAAGTCATCGTTATGATAAATGACATTACAAAATATAAACTTGCAGAAGAAAAACTTTTATCAGAACGAAATCGATTGGAAACAATCATTAAAGGTACAAATACCGCAACTTGGGAATGGAATATTGCAACAAGAGAAATTGTAGTTAATTCAAAATGGGCAGAAATGATAGGTTATTCTTATGAAGAATTAACACCATATAATATCGATTTGTGGAATTCACTTGTGTATCCAGATGACATTATAAAATCAAACGAACTTTTAAAGAAACACTTTAATCATGAAATTGATTACTACAACTTAGAATTAAGAATGAAACATAAAGACGGCCATTTTGTATGGGTTTTAGATCGAGGCTGCGTCTCTAAATGGGATGAGTCCGGTAACCCCATAACTATGTCAGGAACACATCAAGACATTTCAAACATGAAAGAAAAAGAAATTAAATATGAGATGTTAAGTTTTCAAGATTATTTAACAGGTTTATCAAACCGAAGAGCATTAGATCAAAAAATTCTCGAATTAGAAAACAAGTCCTATTTACCTACTTGCATCATTATGGCAGATGTTGATGGACTTAAAATTATGAATGATGCCTTTGGACATCCTTGTGGAGATGAACTTTTACAATTGGTTTCGGAAAAAATAAAAAAATTTGTAAAATCTACTGATTTTATCGCAAGAGTTGGCGGAGATGAATTTTTAATTGTATCTCCCTATACGACAAAAGATCAAGCTATGCATTTAATCAATCAAATAGAAAACGAATTGAAAAGTTGTACCATTCATGGAATTGCCATTTCAGTATCTTTTGGACTTGGAATAAGAACAAAGTTAGATGTATCACTGAAGACAATCTATAATAACGCTGAAGCAGAAATGTATGATCGAAAATTTTTAGATTCTACAAGCAGTAAAAAGGAATTAATTCAAGCGATATTAAAAGCGTTTTTCTGTAAAAATCCTCTCGAGGATCAACATTCAAAACAAGTAGGATTGTTATGCAAAAAAGTAGGTCTTGAATTTAATCTTAAAGCCCTTCAGTTACATCAATTAGAACAATTAGGATTACTTCATGATATTGGAAAGATTGCAGTTAATACAAAAGTTTTAAATAAAATTGAAGAATTATCAATTGAAGAATGGAATCAAATTAAATATCATTGCGAGATTGGTTATCGAATTTTATCTTCATCCTCTGAATACGAAGACGTTGCTCAAGCGGTATTATCACACCATGAGCGATGGGATGGAAGAGGCTATCCCAAAGGTCTGATTGGCGAACAAATCCCATGGATGGCAAGAGTGATTGCCGTATGTGAGGCATACAGTGCAATGACACTTAAAACTCCTTATAAAGAGGCAAAATCGGAAGAGGAAGCCGTAAGTGAAATTAAAAATAATGCTGGATTACAATTTGATTCTGAAATTGCAAAAGTCTTTGTTACAAAAGTTCTTCATAAAAATTGGGTCGAATAACTTGATTTAAATTCCTAAGCAAATCACAATGTTTTTGGCGTACATCATGTTATAATTAAATTATAAAAATAAAAATAGGAGGAATCAAATATATGTTAAATAAAAAAGTATCTGATTTATTAAATGTTCAAATCAATAAAGAAATGTTTTCAGCGTATCTATACTTAGATATTGCAAATTACTACACATTTAAGGGCTTAGATGGGTTTGCGAACTGGTTTACAGTACAAGCAAAAGAAGAAATGGATCATGCGATTTTCTTCATGACTTATCTCCAAAACAATAATGTTGAAGTTGTTTTAGAAGCAATTGCGAAACCCACAATGAGTTATGACTCTTTAAAAAAACCTTTAGAAGAAGCTTTTAAACACGAAGAGTATATTACCGCATCAATCAACTCCATTTATGAGGAAGCTGTCAATCAAAAAGAATATCGCACTGTACAATTTCTACAATGGTTTGTCAAAGAACAAATAGAAGAAGAAAAAAATTCACAAGATTTAATTCAAAAATATGATTTATTAGAAAATGTCATCTATATGTTAGATAAGGAACTAGCCTTAAGAGTATACATGGTACCAAGTTTAGTGTTATAAAACATTCATTTTATATCAAAAGGGCATCTTCAAGATGAAGATGCCCTTTCTTTATTCATACGGTTTATAATTCTTCTAAAATCCTTACTGGATGTTCTTTTGGACTTACTTTACGGTATTCATGCTGAATTTGACCAGATTCACCTAACACAAATGTGCTTCTTTCAATTCCTAAGTATTTTTTCCCGAACATTGATTTTTCGACTAATACAGAAAAAGCACGAACCAATTCTTCCGATTCATCGCTTAAAAGCAACAAATTTAAATGATTATTTTGAATAAATGCTAGATGGGATTTTACCGAATCACGATTAACTCCAATGATAATATACCCTTTTGCGTTAAATTCTTCTTTTAGTTTTGTAAATTCTCTAGCTTCAACGGTACAACCGGGTGTTTGATCTTTTGGATAAAAATAAAGAACGACCTTACTTCCTGAAAAATCTCTGAGTGTGTGAGTTTTTAAATCACTTCCTGGTAATTTTATATCTAAATAGTTCATGAGAGCCTCCTATAAATTGATTGTCTTATAGAAATAATTTTATCAAATAAGGATGCATTATTCAAGCATTTTGCTCAAGAAGGAAGCTGTTTTTCAACAGACTTTCAAATTGACAGTTATTGTTTTGAATGGTATAATTTGCTTGTTAAACAAATTGAAGATGCCTTATCTATTTTTTTGGTTTAAATATAACTATTTTATGAAAGGAATAAAGGATGATGACATTAAAAGAAAAAACCGACTTACTAATTATTGGAGCGGGGCCTGGAGGATATGTTGCTGCTATTTATGCGGCTAAAAAAGGATTAAAAGTTACTTTAATTGATAAAAATTATATTGGAGGAACTTGTTTAAATATTGGGTGTATTCCGACAAAAGCACTTGTGAAATCTGCGGATATATATGAAGAAATAATGCATAGTGATTTGTATGGTATTATATCAAATCATCCATCAATTGATATGGTAAAAGTCCTACAAAGAAAAGATGAAGTGACAAAAACGCTTGTAGATGGAATTTCTTTTTTACTTAATAAATATCAAGTGAATGTTATCAAAGGGGAAGCTTCTTTTGAAAACAATTCTCTTGTAAAGATTCATACCGAAACTATTGATTATTTATATGAAGCCACAGATATTCTAATTGCAACTGGTGCAAAAACGAAACATTTAAAGGTAGATGGAATTCAACTTGAACAAGTTTATGATTCAGAGAAACTTCTATCAAATCAAAAATTACCAGAAACATTAACGATTATTGGTGGGGGAATTATCGGGATGGAATTTGCCTTTATCTACGGTCACTTAGGGGTAAAAGTAAATGTCATTGAATTTTTACCTTCCATTCTTCCAATGGTTGATAAAGATTTAAGCCAACGCTTGCTTCGATTCGCTAAAATGGCTAATATTTCAATTTATACGAATTCAGGAGTTCAAAAAATCGAACAATTAAATAAAGACTATGTTAGAGTCTATTATAAACAAAAAGAAGAGATTAAATTTGTTGATTCAAATTTAATCTTAGAAGCAGTAGGACGAATTCCAAATTATGAATCTTTATCTCTTGAAAAAACGGACATCTTAATTGGAAAAACTTATGGAATCGATGTAAATGAATCCATGCAAACTAGTGTGAAACATATTTATGCCATCGGTGATGTTACAAATAAAATGCAATTAGCTCACGTGGCTAGTCATCAAGGAATTATTGCTATAGATACCATTTTAGGCCACAAAGCAACGATGGATTATTCTTTTGTTCCTAGCGTGATTTTTACAACACCGCAAAT belongs to Bacillota bacterium and includes:
- a CDS encoding PAS domain S-box protein, with the protein product MYSYFITFINFSLSKVESLVYFTFFYMGSLFDQISTTEIIIIVLIVHLILILSYFLYKNSKQLKKEIHKQKDIMNLTLNYTSLIENYHGMAYRSLYDENWTMKYVSPKTFELVGYTDAELIDNQAISFEEIIHPKYRLKLRELWEKSIDSHEDFTSEYQVITKNKTIKWVYETGHAVYDQEGIPLYIEGFIHDITDEKESALRDKMNESKYENIIENSQDAIYIDEDGVVTYANPACVRFFKAKNSDDLIGKKIENLITEDFKDFYHERIERLKSSLLPNPRADYEFICFDGSIASAEVNSAPFFDNGKISIYVFIHDLTEKILSEKELKKIQKRNHDLIFGMTEGIGVFEVNSNKDDATLVYANKSFSKIIYGEEQNVMNKTFLSMFCDFDLLSFKEAFSVSDFENEYTTEYLFGDINKIIIMRFFSNVEHEVIVMINDITKYKLAEEKLLSERNRLETIIKGTNTATWEWNIATREIVVNSKWAEMIGYSYEELTPYNIDLWNSLVYPDDIIKSNELLKKHFNHEIDYYNLELRMKHKDGHFVWVLDRGCVSKWDESGNPITMSGTHQDISNMKEKEIKYEMLSFQDYLTGLSNRRALDQKILELENKSYLPTCIIMADVDGLKIMNDAFGHPCGDELLQLVSEKIKKFVKSTDFIARVGGDEFLIVSPYTTKDQAMHLINQIENELKSCTIHGIAISVSFGLGIRTKLDVSLKTIYNNAEAEMYDRKFLDSTSSKKELIQAILKAFFCKNPLEDQHSKQVGLLCKKVGLEFNLKALQLHQLEQLGLLHDIGKIAVNTKVLNKIEELSIEEWNQIKYHCEIGYRILSSSSEYEDVAQAVLSHHERWDGRGYPKGLIGEQIPWMARVIAVCEAYSAMTLKTPYKEAKSEEEAVSEIKNNAGLQFDSEIAKVFVTKVLHKNWVE
- the lpdA gene encoding dihydrolipoyl dehydrogenase: MMTLKEKTDLLIIGAGPGGYVAAIYAAKKGLKVTLIDKNYIGGTCLNIGCIPTKALVKSADIYEEIMHSDLYGIISNHPSIDMVKVLQRKDEVTKTLVDGISFLLNKYQVNVIKGEASFENNSLVKIHTETIDYLYEATDILIATGAKTKHLKVDGIQLEQVYDSEKLLSNQKLPETLTIIGGGIIGMEFAFIYGHLGVKVNVIEFLPSILPMVDKDLSQRLLRFAKMANISIYTNSGVQKIEQLNKDYVRVYYKQKEEIKFVDSNLILEAVGRIPNYESLSLEKTDILIGKTYGIDVNESMQTSVKHIYAIGDVTNKMQLAHVASHQGIIAIDTILGHKATMDYSFVPSVIFTTPQIALVGKTETELIKEEIEYFITKVPFSANGKALIMNNSIGFIKLIQDKESKLLIGASIFGGDAEHLISPLTLAMQNKLSVVQIKDTIFAHPTTSELIHEAALGLLGEAIHYLD
- a CDS encoding peroxiredoxin encodes the protein MNYLDIKLPGSDLKTHTLRDFSGSKVVLYFYPKDQTPGCTVEAREFTKLKEEFNAKGYIIIGVNRDSVKSHLAFIQNNHLNLLLLSDESEELVRAFSVLVEKSMFGKKYLGIERSTFVLGESGQIQHEYRKVSPKEHPVRILEEL
- a CDS encoding ferritin translates to MLNKKVSDLLNVQINKEMFSAYLYLDIANYYTFKGLDGFANWFTVQAKEEMDHAIFFMTYLQNNNVEVVLEAIAKPTMSYDSLKKPLEEAFKHEEYITASINSIYEEAVNQKEYRTVQFLQWFVKEQIEEEKNSQDLIQKYDLLENVIYMLDKELALRVYMVPSLVL